The genomic interval CAAGGAATTCACGCTTCACGGTGAATTCAACATTGTATCGCCCAGATGTCGCACCAGGCGGGGAGACATTCGCCCCGCTTGTCGACACGGAGAGCGGGTTGACGACTTCGTCTATTGGACGAAAGGACGAGACACCCGCTTGCGCGTCGACACCGGCGTGTTTTCTTAAGTGGCCGGATGAGGCACGACTTGGGCGATAATCATCAACTCTCACTGAATACGAGCGATGGAGTCATCACCTATTCCCGAGGTGAGCGCTCCAATCGAGACACGGCGGATCAGCTCCGGCTGCTCATCGCGAGCGTCACGGATTACGCCATCCTGACGTTGGACGTGAGAGGCCACATCGCCAGCTGGAACCTGGGGGCCGAGCGCATCAAGGGGTATCGGGCCAGTGAAATCCTGGGCCAGCACTTCAGCCGCTTCTATCCCCCGGAGGATGTGGCCTGGGGCAAGCCCGACTGGGAGCTGGAGTCCGCCATCCGGCTGGGCCGCTTCGAGGACGAGGGCTGGCGGCTGCGCAAGGACGGGACGCGGTTCTGGGCCAATGTCGTCATCACCGCGCTGTTCGACGAGAGCGGGGAGCTGCGGGGCTTCGGCAAGGTGACGCGGGACTTCACCCAGCGCAAGCACGCCGAGGAGACCCGTGAGTTGGAGAGGCTGCGTGAGGCGCTGCATGCCCGGGACGAGTTCCTGTCCGTCGCCTCGCACGAGCTGAAGACGCCGCTCACGCCGTTGCAACTGAAGCTGTCCTCGCTGCGGCGCGCCGCTGAGAAACAACCCGAGTCGCTCGTGGCCGATGGAAAACTGGCCCGGGAGCTGGCGGCCGCGAGCAGCCAGGTGCGCAAGCTGGCCGACCTCATCGACGACCTGCTGGATGTCTCACGCATCAACGTGGGGCGGCTGCCGCTGCAACCGGAGCGGATGGACCTGGTGGCGCTCCTGCGGGACGTGGCCGGGCGCTACGGCCCCCAGGCGGCGGCCGCGGGGTGCCGGCTGGAGGTGACGACCCCACCCACGCTCGAGGGGACGTGGGACCGGCGGCGGATGGAGCAGGCCGTGACGAACCTGCTCACGAACGCCATCAAGTACGGCGCGGGCAAGCCCATCCACTTGAACGCGAGCGTGAGCGACAGCGTGGCGGTGCTCACCTTGCGGGACGAAGGCATCGGCATCGCCCCGGCGCACCAGCGACGCATCTTCGAGCGCTTCGTGAGGGCCGTCTCCGACCCTCACTATGGCGGCATGGGGCTGGGCCTCTTCATCACCCATCAGATTGTCGAAGCCCACGGCGGGAGCATCCACGTCGACAGCGAGCTGGGAAAAGGCTCGGTCTTCACGCTCCGGATTCCCCGGGAGGGGCTCGTGGCGACGTGTGGCCCCACCGCGGTGCATCGGGGCTGAGGCCATGGGGCCGGAGGTACCCGCCCACCTCGGATGAGCGGGCACCCGGTAGCGGACCTCACCGATTGGAGGTTCACCTTGCCGTCGCGCAAGTAGCAGACGTGCGCCGTGCCATGGCGATTGGCGACGATGGGACTGCTCGCACCATGGGCCAGGTCGCTGACGTCCTGCTTGAGGTCGAGCGGTGAGGCAAGGAGATATCCCCCTCCGCCACCTCTCCGGACGCCGTCTCCACGGCCCGCCCTCACACGCGACAAGCGGCACCACGCCGCTCGCCACCCGCATCCATGGCATACACAGCTTCTTCAGCACGCATCGCGCCTGTCTGTGTCACCAGACAGCGGACACGTGCCGAAGGGAGATGGCGCTTTGGCGTACCATCAGACGGACGGCTGGCGGTCTTCGCGCTCAAGGAGTGCTGGCGGCCTTGGGCGTCGGGGGCGGGCGCCGGCCCGTGGGCGTGGCGATGGCAGCGGACGTTCGCTCCACGAAGAGCAGACCGTCGTACTCCTTCGCCACCTTGGAGACTCGAGGCGTGATGAGCTTGCTGAACACAGCGCCGTAGTTCCGCGTATAGCGAGCCCGCGTGAAGTAATCCCTCACCACGCCTTCGGCCGGAAGCCCTCGCAGGTCCAGGGCGAACCGGGGCACTTGCGCCAGCGCGAGCGTCCCATCCAGCCAGCCCACCTCCGCCGCCGGGACGGCATGGACACTGAGACCTCGGCGCGCCTCGTTCGGCTCGCTCGGGCTGTGGATGGCCTGGAACTCCCCTTGGTTGAAGGCGAACCCGAAGACATAGAGTTGGTCACCCAGCGCCTCGCGCAGGTGCTTGCCCATGGGCTCCATGTCGCGCGCCCGCGAAGCGGCGACATGTCCGTTGTGCGCCCAGAGGACCATTCGGGCGTTGGCGCCCTCGTGCTCGAGAATCCAGCGGGCGTTCTCCGCCATCGCCCGGTCCCTGAAATGGGTGTCCGTGAACTGAGCCTCCACCGTGGTCGCGAACTGCCCCAGGAGGCGGGCATGGCGCGCCACCAGCGCGTGTGTCTTCTCGGAGCCCTTGCGCTTCGGCAACTGGCGCAGGCGCGCCTCGATGTCCGCGACGAGCCCCGCCAGCACCTTGCCCGACTCCACCTGGCGCACCCGCGGATTCGCCTCGTCGAGGAACGGAGTCATCGGCCCCGCGAGCCGCTGATGGAACGCCGGGTCCACCCGGGCGAAGAAGTCCAGGAGCGCTCGCGCCGAGGCGGATGTGGCCTGCATGTCCACGCCGTAGAACTTGAGCTTGCGCGGATGGCGAGGGTCCGCGTTGTAGGCGCGCATCCAACGGATGAGGGCCAGCACCTCCTCCGTGTCCCAGGTCCAGAAGTAGAGCCCCGCCAACGCCTTGGCAGGGTCTCCCTTCCCGTGGAGGACGTAGTCATTCACCACGAGCGACTCGCCGAAGCTGGCCTCGATGGCGAAGACGGTGAACCCCATCTCCGTGGCGAGGTACTCCAGCATCCGATGCTTCAACTGGAAGAACTCCCGGCTGCCATGGGTCGCCTCGCCCAGCGCCACGACGCGGGCGTTCGAGAGCCACGGCTTCATGGGCCGCAGGTCCTCGAACCCATGCCCCGCCTCCACGGTGGACAGTGGCACCAGCGCCTGCTTCATCCACGACACCACCTCCGGCGCCGGGGGCGTGGTCTCCGGGAGCGCTTGGACCGTCAGGTCCAGCTCCGTCGTGGACTCCTCCGCCGTGACGTTGAACGTGCGCCCCGCGGGCGTGAAGCCCTCCGCGTGGACCGAGACGCCATAGCCCGCGACAGGCAGCGGCAACTCGAAGCGGCCTTCGGCGTCCGTCCGGGCGTACAGCATGTCCCCCAGGAAGTCGCTGTGGCGCCCCACGTTCAACCAGACCTCCGGAACGGGCTCGCCCGAGTCCGTCTTCACGCGCCCTCGGACGATGTGCTTCGCGGGCTGGAGCACCACGTCCATCCGATGCGGTGCCGCCCCCGCCGCGAGCTTCACGTCCATGATGAAGGCCGCCTCGTGCCGAGGTGAGCTGACCGTCAGGCCGTACTCCCCCGCGGCGAGTCCTTCGAAGCGGAAGCGTCCATCAGGTCTGGTGAGCATCCGGCCCGACGGAGGTGCGCGGTCCGGGTCCCAGTCCTGACTCGCGGGAATGAGCGCGACCACCGCGCCCTCCACCGGCGCCTTCGCATCGCTCTCGACTCTTCCTTCCATGACAGCCGTGGTGACCGACGGAGCAGGCCGTTCTGCGGGAGTCTCGGCCGGAGGAACGACGTGGGGCGCGCCGGTGCCGGCACACGCCAAGGGAAACAGGAGCCAGAGGATGCGGAGGAGTTTCACGAGGACCTCGGGATACACATCGGGTGTCCGGCTCGGATGCGCCAGACCTGGAGGCCCGGCAGCTCCGCCGCTCAACGGCTTGGAGACAGGAAGGGAAAGCGCTGGCCTCGCGAGGAAGCCACTCGTCGCGAGGACGGGGCGGAGGCCAGCGTGACGCTACGGTGAGACTTGAGCGTGGTAGTCGCTCGGGATGACGAAGCGCGCGGCGCCCAGGTCACCCACCTGGATATCCATGAGCGTGACGGTGCCGAAGAGGTCGGACACCTCTCGGATGGGGTACCCGAGCTCCAGGTCCATCCACTGCGTCACGGTGTCATGCGGCGCATGGACCCGGTGCCAGCGCGCGGTGCGACGGCCCGCCACAATCTCCTCGCCCTGGAGCGCGCAGTGCGTCTTCTTCTCGCCACAGCCCCCGGGCAGATGCAGGGGAAGGCCCAGGTCTCCGCGCTCCGGAATCAGCTCATAGGTGCGCTCGGCTCCATCCAGAGCCACGCGCTCCAGCGTGCTCACGTCGTACAGGAGCGCCACCGCGGGCGAGCCGTCGGCTGGCTCCAGGCGGATTCGCCCACAGCGTGAGACAGAGACTCGGCTGCGGACCGTGCGCCCCTGATTCTCGTACGAGGCGATGGCGGTGAAGTCCTTCGGATACACAGGCCGAGAGCACGTCGCGGCCGCGAGCACCGACGTCCTGGGGACGCTCTGCGCGGGAGCCTCCCAAGCCCAGGCCAGCCCCGAGGCCACCAGCACTCCGGCCAGGCCCCCCACACGCCAGACCTGGCGCGCCCCCCTCGGCATCTCCACCGCGGGCGCATGCCCCAGCAGCCGCCGCACCCGCGACGCCAGGGGATGTCCACCCACGCCCAGCGCCAGCAGGGCTCCCTCCTGACGAAGCTCCTCCAAGCCCAGCAACGCCCCGGAGTACACCCGCGCGCTGCCACACAGGCTCACCGCCGCGTCGTCACAGCAGAACTCGCGCTCCATCCGCACCCGGTTGGACAACCAGCGCGCGGCCGGATGGAAGAAGAACACCACGTCCACCAGGCACTGCACGAAGTTGACGAAGGCATCATGGCGGCGCACGTGAGCCAGCTCATGCGCCAGCACCGCCTCCAGCTGCGCCTCCGACAGCCGCGCCCCCACCCCTCTCGGGAGCAACAACAACGGACGCACCACCCCCAACACCATGGGCGACGGCGCGAGCGCGGACTCCAGCACCCGCACCGGGCGCCGCAATCCCAGACGCTCCGCGACTCGCGCCACCAGCCCGCTCACCTCGGAGGACACACGCGTCGCCGGATGGACCAGACGCCGCGCCGTCCGCCGCCAGCCATGGGCCAGCCGCACCAATCCCACACATGCGCCCAGAAGCCAGAGTCCCCCCAACATCCATGGAAGCTTCGTGGTCCAGGAGTCCGCCCGCGCCGCCTCGGCGGCCACGGCGCTCGTCCACGCCCCCGGGCCGTCCACCCGAGACATCTCGGGGCGCGCCTGCTCCATGCCCTGTCCCACCATCGTCGACACCCATTGCACGGGCGCGGGCTTGGAGGCCGTCATCCACAGGGTGGACAGCGGCGCGAGCACCACCAGGGTCAAACCCAGACATCCCACGACATAGCGAACCCGCGCCGAGCGATTCCGCAACAACCACCACACCCCCGCCACGGCCACCACGACGACACTCGTCTGCCACACGCCGTGAGCCAGCCAGCGCGCCAGCAGCGGGCCCCACACGTCCACCAGCGCCGCCGGGCTCATGACTTGCCCCCCTTGCCCTCGTCCAGCAGACGGCGCAGGTCCTCCATCTCCTCCTTCGACGCGGGCTTGAGCGACAGCGCCTGCACCGCGAGCGCCCCCGACGAGCCCCCGAAGACACGGTCCAACAGGTCCTTCACCAACTGCCGCTTGGTGCGCGCCTCCGCGACACTCGCCGCGTACACGTGGCTGCGGGCGCTCTCATCCCGGCTCACCAGCCCCTTGGCCGCCATGACCTGGAGCTGCTTCAACGTCGTGGTGTAGCCCGCGCCCTTCCCGTCCTCACGCCCCAACGCCTCGTGAACGTCGCGCACCGTGCTCGGTCCGCGCTTCCAAAGCACCCCCAGAATCGCGAGCTCCACTTCCGACGGAATGGCATCCGATGTCATGGCCCGAAACTACGATTCGAATCGTAGTTTGTCAACGATTCGAATCGTACTTCGAGGCGGCGGCGGTTCGTCTCAGGGCCCGACGCAATGGAGTGCGCGCGTGGGGAGTCCTTCGTTACGCCCTGTCGCTCGAGCAGAGGTGAACCATGCCCACCCCACCTTCCATCGGAGGCCACGGCGCGTCGGGAATCAACGCGGCCGAGGTGGCCCGGTGACGACTCCTCGCGGAGGACTCACCAGACTCACGCGCGCGCTTCCAGGAGCGATTGCAGCAGCGGGCCCCAGGACTCGTGACCCACCTCCAGAGTCCACTCGAGTTGATCAACGCCTATCGCGACGAGCTGGTCTCCGACGTCATCAACGACGCGGTCCACAAGGCCGAGCGCTCCTTCCCCAAGGCCCGCTTCACCGACGACTTCCTTCGCGGCGTGCTCCACCGGGAGACCTCCACCCAACGAAGGTCCGAGTGGACCAGTCCCCACCATCGCGGACACGCTCAACACCCGCGAGCAGGTCTACACCCAGGCCGCCACGCTGCTCTCCACCGAGTACATCCAGGAGCTGCTCGAGCGAGCGGAGCACGCCGGAGTCGCCCTGAACCCGGAGGCCCTCGAGCTGGCCCAGCAGGCCCGCGCGGCCCTGAGGCAGACCCCGGAGTGATTGGGACACGAGAACCCGAAGCTCGACGAGGCGACGCGGATGAAGCTCGCGGGCACCGAACTCTACATCGAGGCCCTGCGCCACGTGGACGCCGCGATGGATGCGCGCCGGCAGCTCACCCAACAACAGAAAGACACCGGCCGGGAGGACCCGGCGGCCCTCCATCGGGTGAACCTCCAGGTGCACGACGCCCAGATGCGCGCGTGGCTCTACGCGTCCGAGGCCTACACCTCCCTCTCCGCGTTCATCGACGTCGTCGATAACGGGCAACGCGGCAACAACACGCCGCTGTCATCCTCGCAGTACCGGGTGTCCGCGCGGGAGAACACCTGGAACGCCCTCGAGCACCTGGGCGAGCGCGAGCCCTCCAGCGCCATCGACGCCTCCAAGTACCTGGACCGCGCGCTCAAGGCCCTGCACAAGGCCCAGCCCTCTCCCCGCGCGCCCGAGGCCCGCGCACTGGAGGCCGTGATGAAGGACCCGGAGGGACTGGGCACGCTGCTCGCGCTGCGCAAGGAGGGCCGACACAGCGAGGCCTCCCTGCCCGAGGACATCTCGGCGAAGGCGCGCGAGGCGCTCACCAGGCTGGAGCAGAACCTGGGCACCGCGCTGCGCGCGCTGGGCGAGGACCCGATGGGAAACGCCCACGACCAGCTGATGCCCCTCTGGCTCCACGCCCTGCGCCGTCCGGACTGAACGGCGCGCCCTACCCCGCGGCGAGCTCCTCGTCCGTGCCGTGGGGTCCCTGGGCCGCGATGCGCTTGCAGTAGTCGAACCGGCCCTGCCGCCCATCCAGGGTGACCTCCCAACCGGAGAGGCACCCGAGGCGACGCTCCCGAGCGAAGTCCATCAACTTGCGCTGATGTTCCAGGGTGAACTCCCGGCCGTTGATGTGGCGGCCGAACATGGGACAGGCCCCCATGCGCCGCCAGACCTTGGCCGTGCCCCACTGCGGAAAGGCCGCGGCGATGTGCGCGTGCATGCCCTCCAGCGCGTGGACGCAGCAGTCGAACGCGTCCCTCGGCGCCGCCAGCCCGAACTCCATCAACATCCCGTTGATGAGGGATGGCTCGATTCCCGCCGAGGCCAGGCGCCGCAAGAGCCGCACGCCTTCGTCGTTGAAGCCCACCAGCGAGCCCGGCGCGCCATCCACCGGCAGCGAGTAGGAGAGCCTCAGCGTCGGATACACGGCGAGCAACTGAGACATGGCCGCGACATGACGCTCCAGCCCTTCGTCGTCGTGGAGGAACGCGCTCTCGAAGGAGAAGTCGAGGTGCCGCACCTCGTAGTTTCGGAGCACCGACGCGTAGCAGGCGACGAGCCTCGCCATGTCCGGCTCCTCGGCCTCCAGGGGCACACCCGAGGACGCGCCGCCCACGGACAGCACCACCTTGCCGCCCCGCCCGCGGAACTCCTGAAGGTCCTTCTTGCCGTAGTCGGAGACCGCCGCGTTGCCGCTGAAGGACCGCCCGTCCTCCGAGTCCACGACCAGGTCGTTGCCTCCCCAGCACAACGTCTTGTCGCCGCCTCGCCGCGCGGAGAGGAAGCCCAGGATGAAGCCCTCCAGCCCGGTCTCCTGCCCGAACCGGGACACCTTGGGCGTGGGCCAGGCCGTGAAGTCCACGAACGGCGCCCTCGGCACATCCCAGTCCCCCGACTCCGGCAGCGGGGCACCCGTGCGCACCTTCACCACGTCGGATGGCTTCGACATGTTGTCCGACACATCGAACGCCGCCACCGAGATTCGATACTCGGTCGCCGCGGACAACCCCGAGAGCGTCACCCCTGGCCGTGAGGTGGTGAGCGTCTGGGCCTCCTCACCGTCCTCCCGGGAACACGACACCTGATAGCCCGCGACGGCGATGTTGTCGCGGGACGCATCCCAGTTCAGGGTGATGAGCCGGGAGCCCACCAGGCTCGCGCGCACCCGTCTGGGCATCGACGGGGGCTCATGGTCCACGGGCGGGTCCGCGGGCCGCCCGTTGACGGTGAATCGCGAGGGCAGCGGCCCCTGACTCTGTCCGCTGCCCTGCACCGACAGCCGGAACTCCCTCGAGGAGCGCGGCGGAATGACCTGGCGCTCGGGCACGAGATAGCCCGACACCGTGTCTCCCTTCCGCGTCCAGTCCAGCCCGTGGTTGTTCAACAGGACCTGCTTCGGCCCCACCTTGAACGAGATGTAGGGATTGACGACCACCTCGTCCGTCAGGTTCAGCAGGGTGACTCTACAAGTCGACCACCACGGACTCCCGCCAGGAACCCACTCCGGACGCGCCACCACCACCAGCGTGTTCTCCGCCATGCCACCCGTTGTGCCTGATGCGCGCCGAGCACAACATCGTCCAAGGGTTCCCCTTGCTTGTCGCACCCGCGACACAGGGGCTCACGCTCCCCTGGAACCAACCGCTACGCCATGGCAGTTGTCATCCTGAAACCGGGGAACGGCTCGAACAGGTCGGTGGCGTAGGCCTTGGCGAAGGCGGCGTTCACGGGGGTGGCCGGAGCCTTGGGCGGAGCACTGGCGGACTGCGTGCTCGACACGGAGTCCATGGCCAGGGACTTCTTGTTGTCGACATCCCGGACGCCGCCCTTGAGGGCCTTCACCGGGTCGATGGCGTTGTTGAAGTGGTAGCCACCCTTGAGGCTCTTCCAGACCTCGACATGGACGTGGTCTCCCGAGGAGCCCTTCCAGTCCGCGACCTTGGCGACGGTGTCACCGGCCTGCACCTTCTGCCCCACCTTCACCTTCGCGGGGTCCACGTGACGGAAGACCCAGACCTTGCCGTCCTTGCCCTGCACCTTCACCGTGCCACCGAAGACCTGCCCCGAATTCCCCTTCGACTTCTTCACCTCGATGACCTTGCCGTCGACGGGCGCGCGCACCTTCGTGCCCGGCTTGGCGAACCAGTCGAGCCCGCCATGGCGGAAGCCGCCCTTGCCGTCCGGCATCCCTTCCGGTCCATCCTTCTGGCTGAAGCTCGCGTTGCTCTTGGGCAGCGGCTTGTCGAGCGGCAACACCAGCTTGGGCCGAGGCTTCGCGGCCGCCTCGTTGTCCCGCGTGGACGTCGTCTTGTGGGTGCTCGCGCTTCCGGAAATCTTCGTCGACATGGGCCATCTCCTTACAAGTGAGGTTCGTCTCCCACTACGTGAGGAGGAAAATGACGGTTACACACCTTCCCATTTCAAGGCTCACTCGCGGCGGACGCGGGACATCCGCGAGTGGAGCAGGGGCGACTCCAGGCCCCGGGAGACGACGACATCCCGGTCGCCGTCGCGCTCGAGGGAGTCTCCATGAATGTGCAGCCCCGCTTCTCCGACAGGGGGACGCGCGGAGGCGCCTTGAGGAGACTCAGCGAGGCTCTTGATGTCGGCCAGTCCCCGCTCGAAGTCGCGGCCCATCATCTCATCCATGCTGGCGAAGAGCTGGAGCACCTTGCCGGCGAAGGTGTTCTCCCCGGACATCACCCATGTCAGCGCCACGCCACCGGGCACGGGCGTCAGCACGTACTCCGTGGTGTTGGTGGCGCGCATCGGCTCGGTGAAGTCGAGCCGGATTCTCACGTAGGCGTTGGGCTGGCTCTCCACGATTTCCATCCGCCCGGAGCCCGTGCGCTCGCCGCGCCATTCATAGACAGCGCCCACTCCCGTGGCGGCGCCGGCGAGCACCACCTCTTGCGTGGGCTCCAGCTTCCACCACGGCGACCACTGCTCCCACCTGCGGAAGTCGTTCACCATTGAGAAGACGACTTCCGCGGGCGCCTGGATGGTGGCGCTCCGTTCGACGCGAAACGTGTCGGGCCTGCGACCGATGACGACCAGCAGGACGACGATGGCCACCACGA from Myxococcus stipitatus carries:
- a CDS encoding PAS domain-containing sensor histidine kinase; the protein is MGDNHQLSLNTSDGVITYSRGERSNRDTADQLRLLIASVTDYAILTLDVRGHIASWNLGAERIKGYRASEILGQHFSRFYPPEDVAWGKPDWELESAIRLGRFEDEGWRLRKDGTRFWANVVITALFDESGELRGFGKVTRDFTQRKHAEETRELERLREALHARDEFLSVASHELKTPLTPLQLKLSSLRRAAEKQPESLVADGKLARELAAASSQVRKLADLIDDLLDVSRINVGRLPLQPERMDLVALLRDVAGRYGPQAAAAGCRLEVTTPPTLEGTWDRRRMEQAVTNLLTNAIKYGAGKPIHLNASVSDSVAVLTLRDEGIGIAPAHQRRIFERFVRAVSDPHYGGMGLGLFITHQIVEAHGGSIHVDSELGKGSVFTLRIPREGLVATCGPTAVHRG
- a CDS encoding erythromycin esterase family protein, whose amino-acid sequence is MEGRVESDAKAPVEGAVVALIPASQDWDPDRAPPSGRMLTRPDGRFRFEGLAAGEYGLTVSSPRHEAAFIMDVKLAAGAAPHRMDVVLQPAKHIVRGRVKTDSGEPVPEVWLNVGRHSDFLGDMLYARTDAEGRFELPLPVAGYGVSVHAEGFTPAGRTFNVTAEESTTELDLTVQALPETTPPAPEVVSWMKQALVPLSTVEAGHGFEDLRPMKPWLSNARVVALGEATHGSREFFQLKHRMLEYLATEMGFTVFAIEASFGESLVVNDYVLHGKGDPAKALAGLYFWTWDTEEVLALIRWMRAYNADPRHPRKLKFYGVDMQATSASARALLDFFARVDPAFHQRLAGPMTPFLDEANPRVRQVESGKVLAGLVADIEARLRQLPKRKGSEKTHALVARHARLLGQFATTVEAQFTDTHFRDRAMAENARWILEHEGANARMVLWAHNGHVAASRARDMEPMGKHLREALGDQLYVFGFAFNQGEFQAIHSPSEPNEARRGLSVHAVPAAEVGWLDGTLALAQVPRFALDLRGLPAEGVVRDYFTRARYTRNYGAVFSKLITPRVSKVAKEYDGLLFVERTSAAIATPTGRRPPPTPKAASTP
- a CDS encoding M56 family metallopeptidase produces the protein MSPAALVDVWGPLLARWLAHGVWQTSVVVVAVAGVWWLLRNRSARVRYVVGCLGLTLVVLAPLSTLWMTASKPAPVQWVSTMVGQGMEQARPEMSRVDGPGAWTSAVAAEAARADSWTTKLPWMLGGLWLLGACVGLVRLAHGWRRTARRLVHPATRVSSEVSGLVARVAERLGLRRPVRVLESALAPSPMVLGVVRPLLLLPRGVGARLSEAQLEAVLAHELAHVRRHDAFVNFVQCLVDVVFFFHPAARWLSNRVRMEREFCCDDAAVSLCGSARVYSGALLGLEELRQEGALLALGVGGHPLASRVRRLLGHAPAVEMPRGARQVWRVGGLAGVLVASGLAWAWEAPAQSVPRTSVLAAATCSRPVYPKDFTAIASYENQGRTVRSRVSVSRCGRIRLEPADGSPAVALLYDVSTLERVALDGAERTYELIPERGDLGLPLHLPGGCGEKKTHCALQGEEIVAGRRTARWHRVHAPHDTVTQWMDLELGYPIREVSDLFGTVTLMDIQVGDLGAARFVIPSDYHAQVSP
- a CDS encoding BlaI/MecI/CopY family transcriptional regulator, which gives rise to MTSDAIPSEVELAILGVLWKRGPSTVRDVHEALGREDGKGAGYTTTLKQLQVMAAKGLVSRDESARSHVYAASVAEARTKRQLVKDLLDRVFGGSSGALAVQALSLKPASKEEMEDLRRLLDEGKGGKS
- a CDS encoding fibronectin type III domain-containing protein, with the protein product MVVNPYISFKVGPKQVLLNNHGLDWTRKGDTVSGYLVPERQVIPPRSSREFRLSVQGSGQSQGPLPSRFTVNGRPADPPVDHEPPSMPRRVRASLVGSRLITLNWDASRDNIAVAGYQVSCSREDGEEAQTLTTSRPGVTLSGLSAATEYRISVAAFDVSDNMSKPSDVVKVRTGAPLPESGDWDVPRAPFVDFTAWPTPKVSRFGQETGLEGFILGFLSARRGGDKTLCWGGNDLVVDSEDGRSFSGNAAVSDYGKKDLQEFRGRGGKVVLSVGGASSGVPLEAEEPDMARLVACYASVLRNYEVRHLDFSFESAFLHDDEGLERHVAAMSQLLAVYPTLRLSYSLPVDGAPGSLVGFNDEGVRLLRRLASAGIEPSLINGMLMEFGLAAPRDAFDCCVHALEGMHAHIAAAFPQWGTAKVWRRMGACPMFGRHINGREFTLEHQRKLMDFARERRLGCLSGWEVTLDGRQGRFDYCKRIAAQGPHGTDEELAAG
- a CDS encoding M23 family metallopeptidase, yielding MSTKISGSASTHKTTSTRDNEAAAKPRPKLVLPLDKPLPKSNASFSQKDGPEGMPDGKGGFRHGGLDWFAKPGTKVRAPVDGKVIEVKKSKGNSGQVFGGTVKVQGKDGKVWVFRHVDPAKVKVGQKVQAGDTVAKVADWKGSSGDHVHVEVWKSLKGGYHFNNAIDPVKALKGGVRDVDNKKSLAMDSVSSTQSASAPPKAPATPVNAAFAKAYATDLFEPFPGFRMTTAMA
- a CDS encoding SRPBCC family protein, translated to MKKTPGIIVVAIVVLLVVIGRRPDTFRVERSATIQAPAEVVFSMVNDFRRWEQWSPWWKLEPTQEVVLAGAATGVGAVYEWRGERTGSGRMEIVESQPNAYVRIRLDFTEPMRATNTTEYVLTPVPGGVALTWVMSGENTFAGKVLQLFASMDEMMGRDFERGLADIKSLAESPQGASARPPVGEAGLHIHGDSLERDGDRDVVVSRGLESPLLHSRMSRVRRE